A window of Neochlamydia sp. AcF84 contains these coding sequences:
- a CDS encoding leucine-rich repeat domain-containing protein — translation MVPSNPTSTTQITFRTTVSENIEDVVSGELMTRAVTLFPCGHTFNEDTVIQCLARNKLCPLDRRLIERHAPNYTVRHLAETAESHPLEEIKHEPSEEAVGHFLRGKELAEKGEHATAIEALLQALQLTPAYEKAQAYLEFCLKRSSEASSSSQPLPVCFDNEEKGKEKSLPSSDSYKERYTELLFNLLEEPSIQEHSTLKKMLENQLEELMGQDSEELTQKDKLGYKWTEKLLGENKKIRQFAVEKLRQIYQVPSSPLPTVASQTSISTPSLFNPTSQLATTNTSLFSATKEIQPPSTSSITPFSMKLLYNAIVQIHFPEGNRNFIAQAGILDEIYEIKPNLPIEEKVSHIFQKLFTLAASLSPIEFEGNATESKAFTLSNYSSYLLNIDRLLIWQKLPGGAGFLNQPHIKGLPLKKKGEVLTQWIKEYGKDITSLNLDKLGLTSLPPEIMQLTRLQKLELSGNQLTILPAELWQLSQLQVLNLERNQLTAIPAGIGQLSQLQSLYLSGNQLTALPEDIGQLTNLEGLDLSQNQLTVVPAAIGQLSQLHTLCLGNNQLTSLPAAIGLLAKLHTLGLGNNRLTILPAELWQLSRLHILNLNNNQLAALPAAIGQLSQLQELYLQNNQLTAVPAAIGQLSQLHTLGLGNNQLTILPAELWQLSRLRILDLNNNQLTSLPAAIGQLSQLQKLYLQNNQLTRLPAELWPLSQLQVLNLENNQLTTLPADIGQLSQLRYLNINSNQLIFLPAEIGQLAQLDVLNLEHNQLTTLPVEIAQLSQLQALNLEHNQLTALPVEVGQLSQLRALHLNSNQLIFLPAEIAQLSQLQELYLSSNQLAVIPPAMGQLSQLRTLGLNDNYLTIIPTTIRQLSQLRELYLHNNQLTAFPAAIAQLSQLKKLWLSSNQLTALPAQIGQLSLLQELYLQNNQLTNLPAAIGQLSQLELLGLEENQIATIPKELWQLSQLKKIWLSSNQLTSLPAALGQLSLLQELHLQNNRLTSLPKAIGQLSQLELLGLEENQIATIPAELWQLSQLRTLDLDNNQLAAISAEIGQLSQLQALYLSNNQLTSLPAEVGQLSQLQALYLSNNQLTSLPAEVGQLSLLRTLGLGNNQLTSLPAAIGQLSQLELLGLEENQIATIPAELWQLSQLIALNLSNNQLTVIPAKIGQLSQLQELYLSNNKLTSLPQLSKLTRVEIYGNPGYHEENDFFVSLRDFQKLDRKI, via the coding sequence ATGGTGCCGTCAAATCCTACTTCTACCACCCAGATAACTTTCCGCACTACAGTGTCAGAGAATATAGAAGATGTGGTCTCAGGAGAGCTGATGACTCGCGCTGTTACTTTGTTTCCTTGTGGCCATACCTTTAACGAAGATACCGTGATCCAATGCTTAGCACGTAATAAACTTTGTCCCCTAGATAGAAGGCTTATTGAAAGACATGCACCCAACTATACGGTGAGGCACCTAGCTGAAACGGCTGAATCTCATCCCTTAGAAGAAATTAAGCATGAACCTAGCGAAGAAGCTGTAGGACATTTCTTACGTGGTAAAGAACTTGCTGAAAAAGGAGAGCATGCCACTGCTATAGAAGCTTTACTGCAAGCTTTGCAATTAACTCCTGCCTATGAAAAAGCCCAAGCCTATCTTGAATTTTGCCTTAAACGCTCTTCCGAAGCTTCTTCATCCTCACAGCCGCTCCCTGTTTGTTTTGATAATGAAGAAAAAGGTAAAGAAAAAAGCCTTCCTTCTTCAGACTCTTATAAAGAACGCTATACTGAGCTCTTATTCAATCTTTTAGAAGAACCTTCCATTCAAGAGCATTCAACCTTAAAGAAAATGCTAGAGAATCAATTGGAAGAGTTGATGGGCCAGGACAGTGAAGAACTGACCCAGAAAGATAAGCTAGGCTATAAATGGACGGAAAAATTATTAGGAGAGAATAAAAAGATTAGGCAATTTGCTGTCGAAAAATTGCGCCAAATCTATCAAGTGCCCTCTTCTCCCCTTCCCACAGTGGCTTCTCAAACTTCTATTTCTACCCCTTCTTTGTTTAACCCTACTTCTCAACTTGCTACTACTAACACTTCTTTGTTTAGTGCAACTAAAGAGATTCAACCTCCTTCTACTTCATCTATCACACCTTTTTCCATGAAATTGCTTTACAATGCAATTGTTCAGATTCATTTTCCTGAAGGGAACAGGAATTTTATAGCACAAGCTGGCATTTTAGATGAGATTTATGAAATTAAACCTAATCTTCCTATCGAAGAAAAAGTATCCCACATCTTTCAAAAGCTTTTTACCTTAGCCGCTTCTCTTTCTCCTATAGAATTTGAAGGAAATGCTACGGAAAGCAAGGCTTTTACCCTTTCTAATTATTCCTCCTATCTGCTGAATATTGACCGTCTCTTAATCTGGCAGAAGCTACCAGGGGGAGCAGGGTTTTTAAACCAACCACACATTAAAGGTTTACCTTTAAAGAAAAAAGGAGAGGTGCTAACGCAGTGGATAAAAGAGTACGGTAAAGATATTACCTCTCTGAACTTAGATAAGTTAGGCTTGACCTCTTTACCACCAGAAATTATGCAGCTTACTAGGCTGCAAAAGCTTGAGCTAAGCGGCAACCAGCTAACAATTCTGCCTGCTGAGCTGTGGCAGCTTTCTCAGCTGCAAGTGCTTAACTTGGAGCGCAACCAGCTAACCGCTATTCCTGCAGGCATCGGACAACTTTCTCAACTGCAAAGTCTTTACTTAAGCGGCAACCAGCTAACTGCGCTTCCTGAAGATATAGGGCAACTTACTAATCTAGAAGGGCTTGATTTGAGCCAAAACCAGCTAACCGTTGTCCCTGCAGCCATTGGACAGCTTTCTCAGCTGCACACGCTTTGCTTAGGCAACAACCAGCTCACCAGTCTTCCTGCAGCCATTGGACTGCTTGCTAAGCTGCACACGCTTGGCTTAGGCAACAACCGGCTAACAATTTTGCCTGCCGAGTTATGGCAGCTTTCTCGGCTGCACATTCTTAACTTAAACAACAACCAGCTAGCAGCTCTTCCCGCAGCAATTGGGCAGCTTTCTCAGCTGCAAGAGCTTTACCTACAAAACAACCAGCTAACCGCTGTCCCTGCCGCCATCGGACAGCTTTCTCAGCTGCACACGCTTGGCCTAGGCAACAACCAGCTAACAATTTTGCCTGCCGAGCTATGGCAGCTTTCTCGGCTGCGCATTCTTGACTTAAACAACAACCAGCTCACCAGCCTTCCTGCAGCCATTGGACAGCTTTCTCAGCTACAAAAGCTTTACCTACAAAACAACCAGCTTACCAGACTGCCTGCCGAGCTGTGGCCCCTTTCTCAGCTGCAAGTGCTTAACTTGGAGAACAACCAGCTAACCACTCTTCCTGCAGATATAGGGCAGCTTTCTCAGCTGCGATACCTTAATATAAACAGCAACCAGCTTATCTTCCTTCCTGCCGAGATAGGCCAGTTAGCTCAGCTGGATGTGCTTAACTTGGAGCACAACCAGCTAACCACTCTTCCAGTAGAGATAGCGCAACTTTCTCAGCTGCAAGCGCTTAACTTGGAGCACAACCAGCTAACCGCTCTTCCTGTTGAGGTAGGGCAGCTTTCTCAGCTGCGAGCTCTCCATTTAAACAGCAACCAGCTTATCTTCCTTCCTGCAGAGATAGCGCAGCTTTCTCAGCTACAAGAGCTTTACCTAAGTAGCAACCAGCTAGCCGTTATTCCTCCAGCCATGGGGCAGCTTTCTCAGCTGCGCACGCTTGGCTTAAACGACAACTATTTAACCATTATTCCTACAACCATCAGGCAGCTTTCTCAGCTACGAGAGCTTTACCTACACAACAACCAGCTAACCGCGTTTCCCGCAGCTATCGCTCAGCTTTCTCAGCTGAAGAAGCTTTGGCTAAGCAGCAACCAGCTAACAGCTCTTCCTGCTCAGATTGGGCAGCTTTCTCTGCTGCAAGAGCTTTACCTACAAAACAACCAGCTGACCAATCTTCCTGCAGCCATTGGACAGCTTTCTCAGCTGGAATTACTTGGATTAGAAGAAAACCAAATAGCGACCATTCCTAAAGAGTTATGGCAGCTTTCTCAGCTGAAGAAGATTTGGCTAAGCAGCAACCAGCTAACATCTCTTCCTGCAGCCCTTGGGCAGCTTTCTCTGCTGCAAGAGCTTCACCTACAAAACAACCGGCTTACTAGTCTTCCTAAAGCCATTGGACAGCTTTCTCAGCTGGAATTACTTGGATTAGAAGAAAACCAAATAGCGACCATTCCTGCAGAGTTATGGCAGCTTTCTCAGCTGCGTACGCTTGACTTAGACAATAACCAGCTAGCCGCTATCTCTGCAGAGATAGGGCAGCTTTCTCAGCTGCAAGCGCTTTACCTAAGCAACAACCAGCTCACCAGCCTGCCCGCAGAAGTTGGGCAGCTTTCTCAGCTGCAAGCGCTTTACCTAAGCAACAACCAGCTCACCAGCCTGCCCGCAGAAGTTGGGCAGCTTTCTCTGCTGCGCACACTTGGCTTAGGCAACAACCAGCTCACCAGTCTTCCTGCAGCCATTGGGCAGCTTTCTCAGCTGGAATTACTTGGATTAGAAGAAAACCAAATAGCGACCATTCCTGCAGAGTTATGGCAGCTTTCTCAGCTAATAGCGCTTAACTTAAGTAATAATCAGCTAACCGTTATTCCTGCTAAGATAGGGCAGCTTTCTCAGCTGCAAGAGCTTTACCTAAGCAATAATAAGCTAACTTCTCTTCCTCAACTTTCTAAGCTTACGAGGGTTGAAATTTATGGTAATCCCGGATATCATGAAGAAAATGACTTCTTTGTATCGCTAAGAGACTTTCAAAAACTTGATAGGAAGATTTAA
- the truA gene encoding tRNA pseudouridine(38-40) synthase TruA, with protein sequence MEEYNYKMIIAYDGTQYSGWQIQPNGIAIQQKIEETLKIVLRHPTSLIGSGRTDAGVHALGQVANFKTSLPIDPRRFLHSLNGILPRDIRIPSIEKVPLNFHARYSAKGKIYHYYLHLKPTLNPFNRLYSLHVSEKIDSDSLKEAAQLFIGTHDFTAFANEAHSGVAAHDPIRTLQRLDVVPTEEGLCLEFEAEGFLYKMVRNITGTLLEIACNKRSISSIPEIFASKDRRCAGKSAPPHALFLMKVIY encoded by the coding sequence ATGGAAGAATATAATTATAAAATGATTATTGCCTATGATGGCACTCAGTACAGTGGTTGGCAGATTCAACCTAATGGTATAGCTATTCAGCAAAAGATTGAGGAAACCCTTAAGATAGTGCTAAGACATCCTACCTCCTTAATAGGGTCGGGAAGAACAGACGCTGGAGTCCATGCTTTAGGACAAGTTGCTAACTTTAAAACTTCCCTTCCAATTGATCCTAGACGTTTCTTGCATTCCCTAAATGGTATATTGCCTAGAGATATTCGTATCCCTAGCATCGAAAAAGTTCCTCTTAATTTTCATGCCCGCTATAGTGCAAAAGGAAAAATTTACCATTATTATCTTCATCTTAAGCCTACTTTAAATCCTTTCAATCGCTTGTATTCCCTTCATGTGAGCGAGAAAATAGATAGCGATTCTTTAAAAGAAGCAGCTCAACTTTTTATAGGCACTCATGATTTTACTGCTTTTGCCAATGAAGCCCATTCAGGAGTTGCGGCCCATGACCCCATAAGAACTCTCCAAAGGCTTGATGTTGTGCCTACCGAAGAAGGTTTGTGCTTAGAATTTGAAGCCGAAGGCTTCCTTTATAAAATGGTGCGCAATATTACCGGTACTCTTCTAGAAATTGCTTGTAATAAACGTTCAATCTCCTCTATCCCTGAGATTTTTGCTTCTAAAGACCGCCGCTGTGCTGGTAAATCCGCTCCCCCTCACGCTCTATTTCTTATGAAGGTTATCTATTGA
- a CDS encoding IS5 family transposase (programmed frameshift) has protein sequence MKFDKIEKLDDERFRRLTGVKRSTFDKMVQILQEADTAKKIKGGRKYKLRLEDMLLMALEYMREYRTYFHISQSYGISESSAYKAVKWIEDTLIKHPDFALPGRKELLKSDTEYEVILVDATETPIERPKKKQKRYYSGKKKKHTLKTQVVVDKKSKKVICTSYGNGKKHDFRLFKESQVKINPQIRVLTDSGYQGLKKLHAQTQMPKKRSKKNPLTQEDKRTNQSLSRERVTNENVIGLLKRFKIIADRYRNRRKRFALRFNLIAAIYNWELNT, from the exons ATGAAATTCGATAAGATAGAGAAATTAGATGATGAACGCTTTCGCAGATTGACAGGGGTAAAGCGTAGTACCTTTGATAAGATGGTGCAAATTTTACAGGAAGCCGATACGGCCAAGAAGATTAAAGGCGGGCGTAAATATAAACTACGTTTAGAAGACATGCTGTTGATGGCATTGGAATATATGCGAGAATATAGAACCTATTTCCATATTAGCCAAAGCTATGGAATCAGTGAAAGCTCAGCTTATAAAGCGGTGAAGTGGATTGAAGATACATTAATCAAGCATCCAGATTTTGCTTTACCGGGACGTAAAGAGCTTTTGAAAAGCGATACGGAATATGAGGTTATTTTGGTTGATGCTACAGAAACGCCTATTGAGCGCCCTA AAAAAAAACAAAAGCGCTATTATTCAGGGAAAAAGAAAAAACATACCCTAAAGACCCAAGTTGTAGTCGATAAGAAGAGTAAAAAAGTAATTTGTACTTCATATGGCAATGGCAAAAAGCATGATTTTAGGCTATTCAAAGAATCCCAGGTTAAAATCAATCCACAAATAAGAGTGTTAACCGATTCAGGGTATCAAGGATTAAAAAAGCTGCATGCCCAAACCCAAATGCCCAAGAAAAGAAGTAAGAAGAATCCTTTAACTCAAGAGGACAAAAGAACAAATCAAAGTTTATCCAGAGAAAGAGTTACCAATGAAAACGTCATTGGCCTCCTTAAGCGATTTAAAATTATAGCCGATCGCTACAGAAATAGACGTAAAAGATTTGCTCTTCGCTTCAACTTGATTGCAGCAATCTATAACTGGGAATTAAATACGTGA